The Skermanella pratensis genome has a window encoding:
- a CDS encoding BrnT family toxin: MDGIKISFDPNKDAVNQRDHHLSLAFGKRVMAGRVFEFSDTRFAYGEERLVCFGYVEGRLHVCVYTVREDTVRIISVRKANDR, encoded by the coding sequence ATGGATGGTATCAAGATCAGCTTCGACCCAAACAAGGATGCAGTCAACCAGCGGGATCACCACCTGTCGCTGGCGTTTGGAAAGCGGGTCATGGCCGGTCGGGTCTTCGAATTTTCCGATACCCGATTCGCCTACGGCGAAGAGCGGCTGGTGTGCTTTGGCTATGTCGAGGGCCGGCTGCACGTGTGCGTCTATACCGTCCGCGAGGATACGGTTCGTATAATCTCCGTTCGCAAAGCGAATGACCGGTAG
- a CDS encoding helix-turn-helix domain-containing protein encodes MADTLPNDDNPDWSGFDPAPLDYAAKLKATRARLFLSQDGFSALLHVPRSTLQNWEQRRTEPDAFAQTMIDVIYDDPEEMAERLKRRLVV; translated from the coding sequence ATGGCTGACACTCTGCCGAACGACGACAATCCCGACTGGAGCGGGTTCGATCCCGCGCCGCTGGATTATGCCGCCAAGCTCAAGGCGACGAGGGCCCGTCTTTTCCTGAGCCAGGACGGTTTCTCGGCGCTTCTCCACGTTCCACGCTCGACCCTGCAGAACTGGGAACAGCGCCGGACCGAACCGGACGCGTTCGCCCAGACCATGATCGACGTGATCTACGATGATCCGGAGGAGATGGCCGAACGGCTGAAGCGCAGGCTTGTCGTCTGA